The nucleotide sequence ACAGGCACAGTATGCTGGTAGAAATATAGTCGTACAGAGAGATTTTATTTAACACAGAAATACAGTTCACATATTAAAAACTGACGTTCCTTACGGAACTACCTAGCAAACTAGCTGCACATTGCTAGATTTCTCCAAAGCAAAACAGGAAATTATAGATTGGTAGTCACATTTAGTAGTACAAAAAGTAAAGTATAACAAAACTTTAACATGATGAAAATATCCTGTGTTTATGAtggagattcaagcatgaaatgtCGAGTCTATCCATTGCTATTTTCATCTTTTAGATATTTCATGCCTGACACTTCTGCCGCCTTTACCAGGCTTTCCCGTGGCATCAACTCCCCTGGACACAGTGGGAGTAACGGATGATGTTCCCAATGTGTGACATCAGAAACGGGAAGTGACAAGGATTTCGTCTCTTCTTGTTTCAAGTTTTGTTTACTGGCCCGTTAATGGGCAGTGAAGCAGATGCTCTGTCTAATCGGCTGCAttggaggagagatctggggtctaatagatctTCAAAGGCTGGGTGTGACGTTATGATGTCATGTCTGCGCTCAGCAAATTAAaacactgacttttttttccctccaggaCAGGCTATAGAGGGATAGCTCTGGTGTCTAAAGAGGACCTTTcatgcactattcctattacaagggatgtttatattccctggaataggaataaaagtgataccatTTAAAGGGAAatactaaaagtaaaaaaatgtatatcaatTCTTTTCCGCCCCTTTCTCCGCGTGTTGCAGCGGCCgctgttttattccctagggtctttgctaaaaaaaagtatgtaatgtttgggggttctgaataattttctagcaaaaaaaatatgatttttacttgtaggggaggagtgccagaattggcccagtatggaagtggttaaaattgacaAGACAAATGTTTTAACTGTTCATAACTTTAAGTATATCTCATCACTAAAAACTGAAACGCTGTTTAattaatttaaaatatttaacgCAAATCCATGCATccgcatattttttttgttgagaaatccCTTTTGGAAAATCGCCCACTAGCATTTTTTaattgtggccatcttgagtaaggtcaGATAATTCTCTGCAGCATTTTTACCAAATGGAATCAATCTGCACTTAGCTCAGGCATGTAGGcaagagggtgtgcttagctgagagccCCTTCTCTCCATGAAAAACGCACCCATGAAGAattctgggatgtatgacattctggccacaattttaattttttttaggccagaaaccaggcaGCAACTGAAGAAACTTTAATACAAGTAAATATATATCCTCCAATGTACTAATTATTGCAGCAGTATTGTGATCACACAGAATTTTTGATTTGTCTAGTTCTGCTTTAGCTTTTCAGGTACTggtaattaccccccccccccccccccatatttgcCTGATCTCAATCCATCTCTGTGCCTGCGTGAGGCAGActcctctccctgcctgtgaggAAGGAGCAGGCTGAGCCATGCTGTAtcaggaccagttcacaccagacgcagtttcgtcttccttttttttgcactagaaatgcatgcagtgttttccatgtattccaatggctctagttcacaccatgcagtcagtttccggtgcagaaactgactgcgtggtgtgaactagagccattggaatacatggaaaacactgcatgcattttgtgcaggaaaaatgcacacaaaactgcgtctggtgtgaactggccctcaatgTTTACACACACGCCACGACttgggttagagactgcagaagtACCCCctagcaagaggcttgctatgggggggatCAGCGAAGAGGGGGTTTGGTACtgtcctgtgcaaaaccactgcacagagcaggtaagtaagtatACCATGTCCGTAAAAGGaaaaacgttttatttatttttttaaatatgacccaTAAGCAATAAGTTTCATGATTTGTGGTAATCCATTAGAAGTTGACCAAACTGATCTTTGTGGTGTTAGAATATctattttaggcccctttcacacgggcggaccgttcaggtctgctTGTCAGTTTTTTTGACGGACCTGAACAGACGCTGACATgctgtccgatctctccatagacgagcagcggcgctcgacaagcccctcccagcTCAGTGAGCAaagggacctgtcatctgccagtgacttgtcggtatggttcccctatcgagatggttcctgtaaggactgcgcaggcgcaatccttgccgacgggaaatctccgaacctcggccggcatccaggctcattccttaacatccctgtggattggaggatgttaaaaaaagagccaggaggcggaGCGAgcccgactggccacttacctcataTTCCACTCCGCtctggaggttcggtgatttccatcggcaaggattgcgcctgcgcagtccttgcagGAACCATCTCAATAGACGGAACAATATCGTCAGATCAACGaagagatctcctgctgagctggcggacaaGTGGCAACGGATCagcctcgtgtgaatgaggcctaattaAATATTTGTACATACATTCCGAGTCAATGTTTATGCTTGAGTGGAATACAGATGATGGGAGACAACTTTTTTGCCCAGATGCATCGCCTACTAGCGCATTATGTAAAACCTGCCCACACTGGGGAGTGCTCCCCCCCCATCCCTAACAGCAGACTGATCACCACCTCCTCTATACAAACAAGACCACTGGACCGCCACAAGCTCGTTTTGTTTCATTCTTGAGAAGTGTTATCATAAGGCCCAGGGACTCCTAAGCCAGATGTGTATATCATAGAGCTCCGAGCTggccgtggaagatctgctgtcTGTACGTGCCCAGTGATATTTGCTGCATTTATTCGTAAGCCCAGAATAATAGAACTAAACCCTGGGAGTCAATACAGCTGTATTTCAGTGCCCTTCCACCCACTGGCATTGGACTGGTCACCACAGTTCTTTTCATTAGCATTTGCAACCTGGTGACCAATAATTGTGCATTCCTGTCTTATAAAACACTgaccactttaaaaatgtatttctccAAAACCAAAATGGTCCAATAAGTTTTGTAACAAATGATGTGCTCTCTAATTTTGTTTTATAGGTGGTGGTTTTATGcacaaaaagtttgaaaaactccaaatgcctttttgttttttttgtgtggggggggggggtgtggtgtttttttattatttatttcttgttttattttgtatataacCCATTACTTGTAATTCACTgctgatggagtttttttttttttttttttttcattttcttcagGTTGTTCAGTTGAGGGTCTGTCCACAGAGTCTCATATTCAGGAGTTATGTCGACTTCAGCATGTATGTTGTGCTGCTCTTGGGGTGAACCGGAAAAATATCTGCAATTTTGAAGTGGAATATCTGTGTGACTATAAGAGGGTGCAGGTAAATGCACTATTATTACAGATCCTTTTGTaaaggtttccttttttttccgcTTCTGTCTTAACTGGTCATAGAAAGTGTGTGTCCtgactgttaaccacttgctgacggccgaacatataaaaaaatgtccaGGCAGAAAGTGGGTATAGAAACCTCAtggcagcagtcaggagacgagTGTCATCTTTTGTAGCTGTTCAGTAAAGGTGATCTGGGCAGCTCTATAGACACTAGTGCgaaggaacacccccccccccccatatcatgaTTTGTGCTTGATTAGTGTCATTGGAGGGAAGAGTAAACATTGGGCGTCTAAtaaacccctgatgtctccataaagcATGCATGCCACCTGCCCAAAGCTATATCTCATAAGGGGGGATTGTTCGTTCCCTTGTGATTGCAGTAAAGTACAAAGTTACATAGGGGGGATTACATTTATGCAATCATAGGTGCCACATGTGTAATGTAAACCACATGAGGTATCGCTAAAAATGTTGGCTTGATGAATAAGTCCAAATTATAACCTGTAAAAACTTTAACAGTGTCACCTATGAAAAATTTTAGGTACCTTTTTTAGTTTGTCACCATTTTGCAGTTATGCATAGTTTTTAATATTGACTGGTTTTGTATCTGTTTACGCAACATTATCTTTAATATTTTACCCAATTTTTGGGTATTCTATTGTGTTTGTGTGGACTAAAATTAATTTTAGTgtagtggggtttttttttttggctgcacaAATGTTGTGTGACTTGCAAagtgccaccattttattctccagaacACATGTTAAAGGAAACTGCAGGTTGGACTCATGCCGGTTTAGAGACTGTGGTGGTAAACACCTTTTAGCTATACTGCCTGTGACATTGCCTTGAGAGCAGCATGTAAAGCTTTAGCAGACATGCTGCCAGGACTGGGCAGACCCCATTCAGGCCAGCAGAGAGCATAGTGGAATTAGATGGCATTAGAATAAGCAGCGCAGTGTGACTTTACATAATTTATGATGTTTTCACCCTTCAGGAGGAGGAACATTACCTTGTGAAGTGGAAAGGCTACCCGGATACTGATTGTTCGTGGGAACCACGTCGCCATCTCAGATGTTTTAATCTAATTCGGCAGTTTCACCGGGATCTGGAGCGGGAGCTTTTCCGAAGAGCAAAGGCTGCCGGGACATCAACCAGTAAAAAAGTAGTTGGACGCTGCCCCCGCAGACTAGACTCCAGCCTCTCGCACTACGTGGTGCTTAAAGCCAAGCAAAGGCAACGGCTTCGTTTGTGGGAGCAGCATCTGAATTCCAAACGGGCACACCATGGTCTTATAACAGTAGAAAATGAAGTGGATCTAGAGGGTCCACCCAAGGACTTTGTGTACATTAATGAGTACAGGGTTGGGGAAGGAGTGACCATTACCAAGTCTGCTGTAGGGTGCAAATGTCGGGACTGTTTTACAGATGAGCGAGGCTGTTGCCCTGGAGGTTTTCAGCACAAATTTGCTTATAATGAAGAAGGACAAGTGAAAGTGAAGCCAGGCTTTCCAATTTATGAATGCAATTCCCTCTGCCGATGTGGCCCATTGTGCCCAAATAGAGTGGTGCAGAAAGGAATCCAGTATAACTTCTGTATTTTTAGGACCCCTGATGGAAGGGGATGGGGTGTGAGGACACTGGAGAAGATACGCAAAAACAGCTTTGTAATGGAATATGTAGGAGAGGTAAGCTGGTATGCACTGACACTTGATCTTTACCTTCTTCCAAGCActtttcacaaggaaaattacatgtTGAGagataaagaatatctccttttTATATATAGCAGAATCAAAATTTAAAACCTTTCTAAAGTTTTCAAATGGCATAATTTTATTAGACCCATAGCCTCTGTCTGTTCAAAGCTGACAAGGCTAATATGCGGTAAAATGTCTGTCACCACACCTAGTgacttggcccttttttaaagtggttgtaaacctcagacatgaaatgtgaacaaggcatatccctctatagtgtgtaatttctgtctgctgcctccttcctctaTAAGCATGAatcacttttgacaagtttttccTAACACAGAGAGAAGGTGGTGGGGGATCTC is from Rana temporaria chromosome 9, aRanTem1.1, whole genome shotgun sequence and encodes:
- the SUV39H1 gene encoding histone-lysine N-methyltransferase SUV39H1 — protein: MAENLNAVRGCSVEGLSTESHIQELCRLQHVCCAALGVNRKNICNFEVEYLCDYKRVQEEEHYLVKWKGYPDTDCSWEPRRHLRCFNLIRQFHRDLERELFRRAKAAGTSTSKKVVGRCPRRLDSSLSHYVVLKAKQRQRLRLWEQHLNSKRAHHGLITVENEVDLEGPPKDFVYINEYRVGEGVTITKSAVGCKCRDCFTDERGCCPGGFQHKFAYNEEGQVKVKPGFPIYECNSLCRCGPLCPNRVVQKGIQYNFCIFRTPDGRGWGVRTLEKIRKNSFVMEYVGEIITSDEAERRGQIYDRQGATYLFDLDYIEDVYTVDAAHYGNISHFVNHSCRPNLQVYNVFIDNQDERLPRIAFFSTRTIRTGEELTFDYRMQVDPVDVESTKMDTNFGLAGLTGSPKKRIRVECKCGANSCRKYLF